Part of the Cherax quadricarinatus isolate ZL_2023a chromosome 48, ASM3850222v1, whole genome shotgun sequence genome, TATAAAAAAATCTGTCGATTATTACATTTTATACAACAAAGGAACTTAAGACCAATTCTGGATATGTCTTACATGCATATAGGACTTCAGAAGTGGGAAAAAGACAGTCCACTACTTAAATCAAACGTAGGACAGCTAACTGATAATGACGAAAgtttatttttttcaattttcacAATTATTTCTTGAGTGTATACATATAAAacaaattataaaaaaaagaTGGAGAGCTAGATGAAAACAGAATTCACAGCGGCACATTCACTCGCTTCATGCTTCTTGTGTAACACGTAGTAAATATTATGAGTAACCAAGTTGCTGGATCCTGACCACAGTCACTACTGCTGTTCTTACCACTCTTGTTACTGGTACCAGCGATCTTAACCTGTTACTAGTGCCATTACtgttactggtactactacttgCTGATGCTtctggtgctactgttactggtgctactactgctaccgGTGCTGCTACTATCACTGGTGCTACAACTACTATTTCTACTGTGATCCCTGCCACTACCATTCAGTCATGGTAGTGGCAGGGGAAatatagctagatataatccctGCTACGTAACTTACATAGTTTATCCATACATTTCAGTCGCACTTAAATACGTTAAATAAAAGAGAATTTACTAGTGTCATAATATTTGGAAGTAtccataatacatatatacatttttagACATTGTATCATAGATTACGCATGTAGTGTCCAGTGTCCGTTTCCAGGTCATGATTTAAGATGAGCGTAATTAACAACTAATAAAGAATACAAGAGAAGTAAATGAGTTGTATTATTTATAGACGAGTGTAAAGTGGTGTAgctgatgagtgtgtgtgtgttagttactgtgcgtgtgggggggggggtgaccaagcaacacagtcaacacagtatGTGGTATGTCAGAATTAATACGACGTATAGCAGCTATAATACAATATTTTAAGCCAACAATATAAAAATATCAGGTGTTAAAAAAAGAGATAACATCATAAGTTTAGTGCAAGGATATTGCAGTGTTTGTGTCTGGGTTATGTGCACAAAGCAGCAGGATATATGCAGCGAGGTGTCTAGCTCTCGGTATACATACAATGAGTTTACCTTCTATTTTTTtcggattaaagtattcttgattggtggtaTGCAAGTGAAATACAGtctgtatagtagtgtgtcattgatgtcagcaaggcctgtataccttgtacatatacttgtagaaatagatattattattattattattattattattattattattattattattattattcactcgATATCCTTTACATCTGAGAAAGCAAAGAAACATCTCctgatgtatatacacaaagatttAGTTTAATaactattttaggaattaaagtgtTGCGAATCTTCTAGTGTGCTAGTGGGCTGCAGCTTTAAAGGAAGTGCATTGACAGGCTTTAATCACACTCTAGTATGAACATCAGTTGTTGCAGGGTTCCTAGGTAAAAGTGAGCCCTGCAACACATTACCAAGAGTCCTGCAACGCATCACCATGAATGCTGCAACACATCACCATGAGTACTGCAACACATCACCATGAGTTCTGCAACACATCACCATGAGTTCTGCAACACATCACTCTGAATGCTGTCATAAATGCTGCAACACATCACCATGAGTACTGCAACGCATCACCATGAATGCTGCAACACATCACCATGAGTTCTGCAACACATCACCATAAATGCTGCAACACATCACCCTGAATGCTGTAACACATCACCATGAGTACTGCAACACATCACCATGAGTACTGCAACACATCACCATGAGTACTGCAACACATCACCATGAGTACTGCAACACATCACCATGAGTACTGCAACACATCACCATGAATGCTGCAACACATCGCCATGAGTTCTGCAACACATCACCATGAGTACTGCAACACATCACCCTGAATGCTGTAACACATCACCCTGAATGCTGTAACACATCACCATGAGTACTGCAACACAACACCATGAGTTCTGCAACACATCACCATGAGTTCTGCAACACATCACCATGAATGCTGCCACACAACACCATGAGTTCTGCAACACATCACCATGAGTtcttcaacacatcaccatgagtgctGCAACACATCACCATGAGTACTGCAACACATCACCATGAGTACTGCAACACATCACCATGAGTACTGCAACACATCACCATGAGTTCTGCAACACATCACCATGAGTACTGCAACACATCACCATGAGTACTGCAACACATCACCCTGAATGCTGTAACACATCACCCTGAATGCTGTAACACATCACCATGAGTACTGCAACACAACACCATGAGTTCTGCAACACATCACCATGAGTTCTGCAACACATCACCATGAATGCTGCCACACAACACCATGAGTTCTGCAACACATCACCATGAGTtcttcaacacatcaccatgagtgctGCAACACATCACCATGAGTACTGCAACACATCACCATGAGTACTGCAACACATCACCATGAGTACTGCAACACATCACCATGAGTTCTGCAACACATCACCATGAGTACTGCAACACATCACCATGAGTACTGCAacacatcaccatgagtgctGCCACACAACACCATGAGTACTGCAACACAACACCATGAGTTCTGCAacacatcaccatgagtgctGCCACACAACACCATGAGTACTGCAACACATCACCATGAGTTCTGCAACACATCACCATGAGTGTTGCCACACAACACCATGAGTACTGCAACACATCACCATGAGTTCTGCAacacatcaccatgagtgctGCCACACAACACCATGAGTACTGCAACACAACACCATGAGTTCTGCAacacatcaccatgagtgctGCAACACAACACCATGAGTTCTGCAACACATCACCATGAGTGGACAATCAATGTTGCGGTACTGATAGAAAGTTGTTGATGTGCTGGAGACGCCGCCTGCCCCACCCTCTGTCCGTCCTGGGAATAAAATCCCCAAGAGATTCATAATTTGGCCTTGCCTGCACTCCCTGGAGTTCCAAGGGCACGTGTACTGTGTCGTCACACTGCCTTTCACTTCATTACAAACAGGACAAGCATTGTCGGATGCTAAAATAAACCGATTGGCGTTATTATTGGAGTTTAATACGACTGTACTGCCTACGTGACGTGGGTCAGGAAGTTCACCCCAACTGGGGAATCTCTTCCCACCTCATCACACACACTTATCTTGGCATTTAGTGCACATCTGGACATTTTTTTGCTAATACAAAAGGACCTTGACAATTAGGATGCATATACCTTACTctaaattaatgaaaaaatgggCTACATGTAAACAAACGAGTTTTGGACAGGAGAGCCATCGATCGTTTTTGGAAATCAACTGATACATTGTGACAAGCAGCGTTCACTTTATGGCGTGACCTGCAGATTATTTGCCGATTATCTCTGTTAGATGAATGTATCTGATGCAGGAAAACTTACGAAGAAGAGAGTAAAGAGAAGGCCTTACCCTGAAGAACATGTGGTGACAGGAAAAGACGAAGTGACAGAATAGAGCTGTGTAGAATCCTTGAAGCATCTCTGGCAACACTCACCAAATACGTGGGGTAAATGTGCCAGAAGTTATCAGAATCTTTCACATGTTTTGTCAGATAATCAGTTTACTTTATATAGATATTTTAGCTTTATAACCCAAGAAGTGAGTTGTTACCATACTTAAATTTACATGTTTCGAAAATATCCATAATGATTTGCTTTGTATAGTAACCAAAAGGTGGTTAAAATTACCTTACATGGCAGTGTTTACATACGTGTTGTGATCTATAATATGTGAAAACTTTCGGAGAATTGGCCATGCTTCCTGGCCCGGTATATAAGGGGGTGCGGCTGTGTTCGTTGCACAAAGTACGTCACAATCTGTCCCGTGTAAGATGTCTCAACGCTACGCACGCGCTCTTCTCTCTGGAGCATCAGCTCTTAGAAATGCCACAGCTTACCAGGTATGTACCTATATTATTTACgtaaagtgctaaacccgtgtgggctgCTCGGCGCGTTGATTAAAGGCTTGATCATCATCCTGCTTAGAGACTTTTCTTTCATCCAGTCAGAGCTTATCTCTGGTCTTATGTACGCAAATTACATTTacggtatatatgtatgtatatataatatatatatatatatatatatatatatatatatatatatatatatattatacacaaacGTGGTTTATGTATGTGCGTATATAAAGCAGCGTTTTGTGGACTTGTATTCTTAAAGTgcgttgttccagcagtgttgcctaaaaaaaaaagttaccgaGACATAACGCAGTTTGTGTGGCTTCCTGAATATTATAGCTCGTGGGTAATATTTATATAGTGTACCAGCATCTTAAAACTTAAAATTGTCTAGTGCCTTAGACATCAGTTCATCTTTTGTTTGGGGATCGTTATTGACGGTTCCCTGGAAGAGGTTTATGCAAGACTTGTAAAGACTTCATTTTTTTTCAGCAGTTTTTcagtttataaactaaagaatttttattaattaaaaaaattgaaAGGTTAATTATGTAACCACAAAACTTTCATTGTTTGTATTATACATACTAACACGCATATAAATGTACGTGTGACATCTTCACACGTgcatgtttatgtatatataaataaaatatttttaaatggTACACACTTTTTTAAACATTTACAACTTAAtctttcatatttctttgttttCACAGGTGAAGCGGCAGACACACCTGTGTGCCCATAGTCGCAGTTTGACCCTGGCTGCCGCCGCCAGACACCAGCTGGCCAGGGCAGAGGCTCCTCATCCAGGTAACTTTACCTTTTATCACTACCTGTTAAGTACTAGCACTTTAAAACGCTTGAAATACATCTTAATACCTTGCAATTGGCTTCAAATTATGCTAATCTTGTATTAGCAACCATACATTCACACACCCTCTTTCTGATGTTaacaggtagtggtgtggtggctgCACTGACCGGCAGTGACGCACTGCAGGTCACTTTCTGTGACGGTCGCACCAGTGAGATCCCCTATGCCTGGCTACGAGACAATTGCCAGTGCCACAAATGTGCCTCCTGCAGG contains:
- the LOC128696122 gene encoding gamma-butyrobetaine dioxygenase, whose product is MSQRYARALLSGASALRNATAYQVKRQTHLCAHSRSLTLAAAARHQLARAEAPHPGSGVVAALTGSDALQVTFCDGRTSEIPYAWLRDNCQCHKCASCRGLATHVNEFQVVALPDIIQSNVFGVVVDWNDGHISKYPGKWLHQVAHTFSTR